One window from the genome of Myxococcales bacterium encodes:
- a CDS encoding ABC transporter ATP-binding protein: MLRLHQVAIARGAKVVLAGVTASARAGDVVALVGPNGAGKSSLLAAAAGLLPLRSGTVAPSAGGGATGYLPQQVDYAFGPSVLDVVLLGRFAKSAGLGLASAHELALAQTALATCQASELAARRFGELSGGERQRVLFAQMLCQDAPIWLLDEPTSGLDPLHAHRLWSLMAAQALAGRTIVVATHDLTAARQFATQAWLVHDGAVRCGEVDDVLTSAAASAAYGVRFVLAEIEGRKHVVPVVGEAALP, translated from the coding sequence ATGTTGCGGCTGCACCAGGTGGCGATCGCGCGCGGCGCCAAGGTCGTGCTGGCAGGCGTCACCGCCAGCGCGAGGGCGGGCGACGTGGTTGCCCTCGTTGGGCCCAATGGCGCGGGAAAATCGAGCTTGCTTGCCGCGGCCGCGGGGCTGTTGCCGCTGCGCTCGGGCACGGTTGCGCCGAGCGCGGGTGGCGGCGCCACTGGTTATTTGCCGCAGCAAGTGGACTATGCGTTTGGCCCCAGCGTGCTCGATGTGGTGCTGCTTGGACGGTTCGCAAAAAGCGCCGGGCTGGGGCTTGCTAGCGCGCACGAGCTAGCGTTGGCGCAGACGGCGCTCGCGACGTGCCAGGCCAGCGAGTTGGCGGCGCGCCGCTTTGGCGAGCTATCCGGCGGCGAACGGCAACGCGTGCTTTTTGCGCAGATGCTTTGTCAGGACGCGCCGATCTGGCTGCTCGATGAGCCGACCAGTGGCCTCGACCCTTTGCATGCGCATCGCCTGTGGTCGCTCATGGCGGCGCAGGCGCTTGCGGGGCGCACGATCGTCGTCGCGACGCACGACCTAACCGCGGCGCGCCAATTTGCGACGCAGGCGTGGTTGGTGCACGATGGCGCCGTTCGCTGCGGTGAGGTCGATGACGTGCTGACCAGCGCGGCGGCCAGCGCGGCGTATGGCGTGCGCTTTGTGCTCGCTGAGATCGAAGGCCGCAAGCATGTGGTTCCCGTGGTGGGTGAGGCGGCCCTGCCATGA
- a CDS encoding iron ABC transporter permease — translation MSRSAHAFTAVPTLTWRRLATQLGLGMFALLLICALAPLLGVAQEGGAFAVIVNAPSTWWDAATTDHWLLWHLRVPRVLAAAVVGAALGTAGAAAQATLRNPLAEPYTLGVSAGATLAAVIGIRLGLDQYFGLGMAAISLCALAGAIAATLLVLRLARVATLRSPATLLLAGITVTTICSSASLFVQFSGEFSDEVRIYRWMLGGFSALELRPVLIAAAVVVPSILLLVRHSHAYNALAAGTEVATSLGVNVRALSRRTFLLCALMVGVAIAISGPIGFVGLLVPHGVRALVGSDHRSCVPLSALWGGVLLVVADTIARTAFTPNPLPVGILTALVGGPFLLLLMRRL, via the coding sequence ATGAGCCGCAGCGCGCACGCCTTCACCGCGGTGCCTACGTTGACGTGGCGTCGTCTCGCGACGCAGCTTGGCCTTGGCATGTTCGCGCTCCTGCTCATTTGCGCGCTGGCGCCGCTGCTCGGCGTGGCGCAAGAGGGCGGCGCGTTTGCGGTCATCGTCAACGCGCCCTCAACCTGGTGGGACGCGGCGACGACGGATCATTGGCTCTTGTGGCATCTGCGCGTGCCGCGCGTGCTGGCCGCTGCCGTCGTGGGCGCCGCGCTCGGCACCGCTGGCGCGGCGGCGCAAGCCACCTTGCGCAATCCGCTGGCAGAGCCGTACACACTCGGCGTCTCGGCCGGCGCAACACTGGCCGCGGTCATCGGGATCCGCCTCGGCCTCGATCAGTATTTCGGCCTTGGCATGGCGGCGATATCACTGTGCGCGCTTGCCGGGGCCATTGCGGCGACCTTATTGGTACTGCGCCTCGCGCGGGTCGCGACCCTGCGCTCGCCCGCGACGTTGCTGCTCGCCGGTATCACGGTCACAACCATTTGCTCGTCGGCGAGCTTGTTCGTCCAATTTAGCGGCGAGTTCAGCGACGAGGTGCGCATCTACCGCTGGATGCTGGGCGGCTTTTCGGCGCTCGAGCTGCGGCCCGTGCTAATTGCGGCCGCGGTGGTGGTGCCGTCGATATTGCTCTTGGTGCGTCACAGCCACGCCTACAACGCCTTGGCCGCGGGCACCGAGGTTGCGACCTCGCTCGGCGTTAACGTGCGCGCGCTATCGCGGCGGACCTTTCTGCTGTGCGCGCTGATGGTCGGCGTTGCGATTGCGATCTCGGGCCCGATTGGCTTTGTCGGCTTGCTGGTACCGCATGGCGTACGGGCGCTCGTTGGCAGCGATCACCGCAGCTGCGTGCCGCTGTCGGCGCTATGGGGCGGCGTGTTGCTAGTTGTAGCCGATACCATTGCACGCACTGCGTTTACGCCCAATCCGCTGCCGGTGGGCATCTTAACCGCGTTGGTCGGCGGGCCGTTTTTACTGCTGTTGATGCGGCGGCTGTGA
- a CDS encoding ABC transporter substrate-binding protein, whose translation MPRLAPAFVVYLSLALTTLTTLACAPAPTPPAMGAMRIVSLAPSATESLLALDAGSLIVGVDNYSKSAALPNAVSVGSFLEPDLEAMLRLGPTLVVLDDVQTKLIPPLTGANIKVVRCPMHAIVDVKHCMRQLGDALGKAALASQRIAELDAALDGARLTHTPSLRILALIDHGKNSLEGAVAAGPGSWLDELLRNVGAANALGDDTKRYVPLGAEELLAAAPDVILDVTMDIDEAAVRARLEALPFARRPILVFLRHQALSAPSPRVIEAIAKLRAELMPIAANRE comes from the coding sequence GTGCCGCGGCTTGCTCCTGCCTTTGTCGTCTATTTGTCACTTGCGCTGACAACGCTTACAACGCTGGCTTGCGCGCCGGCGCCTACGCCACCGGCAATGGGCGCGATGCGCATCGTCTCATTGGCACCTTCGGCAACCGAGTCTCTGCTGGCGCTCGACGCCGGGTCGCTAATCGTCGGCGTCGACAATTACTCTAAGTCCGCGGCGTTGCCCAATGCGGTATCCGTGGGCTCGTTTCTCGAGCCCGACCTTGAGGCCATGCTTCGCCTGGGCCCAACCCTCGTCGTGCTCGATGACGTGCAGACTAAGCTAATCCCGCCGCTGACCGGCGCTAACATCAAGGTCGTGCGCTGCCCAATGCATGCCATCGTCGATGTTAAGCACTGCATGCGGCAACTGGGCGATGCGCTGGGTAAGGCCGCGCTGGCGAGCCAACGTATTGCCGAACTCGACGCCGCGCTTGATGGGGCGCGCCTGACGCACACGCCGTCGCTGCGCATCTTGGCGCTGATCGATCACGGCAAGAACAGTCTTGAGGGCGCCGTTGCCGCGGGACCAGGAAGTTGGCTTGATGAATTATTGAGAAACGTCGGCGCGGCCAATGCCTTGGGCGATGACACCAAGCGCTACGTACCGCTGGGCGCCGAAGAGCTGCTCGCGGCCGCGCCGGATGTGATCTTAGACGTAACGATGGATATCGACGAGGCCGCGGTGCGTGCGCGGCTCGAGGCGCTGCCGTTTGCGCGCCGCCCCATTTTAGTGTTTTTGCGCCATCAGGCGCTGAGCGCGCCGTCGCCGCGCGTGATCGAAGCGATCGCGAAATTGCGCGCCGAGTTGATGCCAATCGCGGCCAATCGCGAGTAA
- a CDS encoding YdiU family protein — MGWRFDNSYGRLPGALFAHVAPTPVKAPSLLLLNEALVGALGLSVVDLKTTQGLAWLAGNALPVGAEPLAQAYAGHQFGHFNILGDGRAILLGEHLTPAGERVDIQLKGSGRTPYSRRGDGRAALGPMLREYIISEAMHALGIPSTRSLAVVATGELVARERMLPGAVLTRVAASHLRVGTFEFAAAQGDDQLLATLVRYAWQRHVAPVASSTVTSVPEASTADLALALLHDVISRQARLLAAWQSVGFIHGVMNTDNMTISGETIDYGPCAFMDAYDPATVFSSIDHHGRYAYGEQPTIARWNLARFAETLLPLLHPEPARAITAAQDALDGFSAQFAAHWLATMQQKLGLAAGERDDGDGALIADLLAWMHAHKADFTGTFRALASAAAATGATDSPDASLAPWHARWAARLARQGLPPDTVARRMRASNPALIARNHVVEAALAAAHDGDLSVTHRLLAALARPFDEAPEFADLRVPAPATFAGYQTFCGT; from the coding sequence ATGGGTTGGCGATTTGACAATAGCTACGGCCGTCTGCCAGGCGCTTTGTTTGCGCACGTCGCGCCCACACCGGTAAAGGCCCCAAGCCTGCTCTTGCTCAACGAGGCGTTGGTGGGCGCGCTGGGGCTTAGCGTCGTCGACCTTAAAACAACGCAAGGCCTCGCGTGGCTGGCAGGCAACGCGTTGCCCGTCGGTGCCGAGCCGTTGGCGCAAGCGTACGCTGGCCATCAATTTGGCCATTTCAACATCCTCGGCGATGGCCGCGCGATCTTGCTTGGCGAACACCTAACGCCAGCGGGCGAGCGCGTCGACATCCAACTCAAGGGGTCGGGGCGCACGCCGTACTCGCGACGCGGTGACGGTCGCGCCGCGCTCGGCCCTATGCTGCGCGAGTACATCATCAGCGAGGCCATGCACGCGCTCGGCATTCCGTCCACGCGCAGCCTCGCCGTGGTGGCCACCGGGGAACTCGTGGCGCGCGAGCGCATGCTGCCTGGCGCGGTGTTGACCCGCGTGGCGGCCAGCCACTTGCGCGTCGGCACGTTTGAGTTTGCGGCCGCGCAGGGTGACGACCAGTTGTTAGCAACGTTGGTGCGCTATGCATGGCAACGTCACGTCGCGCCCGTCGCGAGTTCAACGGTGACGTCTGTGCCGGAGGCCTCGACGGCCGACCTCGCGCTTGCGCTGCTGCACGACGTGATTTCGCGGCAGGCGCGCCTGCTCGCCGCGTGGCAGAGCGTGGGCTTCATCCACGGGGTCATGAATACCGACAACATGACCATCAGCGGCGAAACCATTGACTATGGCCCGTGCGCCTTTATGGACGCCTACGATCCGGCGACGGTGTTTAGCTCCATCGACCATCATGGGCGCTACGCCTACGGCGAGCAACCGACCATCGCGCGGTGGAACCTGGCGCGCTTCGCCGAAACGCTGTTGCCCTTACTTCACCCTGAACCTGCGCGCGCCATCACCGCCGCGCAAGATGCGCTCGACGGCTTCTCGGCGCAGTTTGCGGCGCATTGGCTGGCGACGATGCAGCAGAAGCTCGGGCTCGCCGCGGGCGAGCGCGACGACGGCGACGGCGCGCTCATTGCTGATTTGCTGGCGTGGATGCACGCGCATAAAGCCGACTTCACAGGCACGTTTCGCGCGCTGGCGAGCGCGGCCGCAGCGACGGGCGCCACCGATAGCCCGGACGCCAGCCTAGCGCCGTGGCATGCGCGATGGGCCGCGCGGCTTGCGCGGCAAGGCTTGCCCCCCGACACAGTCGCACGCCGCATGCGGGCCAGCAACCCGGCGCTCATTGCGCGCAATCATGTCGTCGAGGCGGCGCTTGCGGCAGCCCACGACGGCGACCTAAGCGTCACCCACCGGCTCTTGGCCGCGCTCGCCCGCCCGTTTGATGAGGCGCCAGAGTTTGCGGATCTTCGCGTGCCAGCGCCCGCGACGTTTGCCGGCTATCAGACCTTCTGCGGCACGTAA
- a CDS encoding vitamin B12-dependent ribonucleotide reductase: MPGTNKSTKVKASGNGAGKEPVLDHKDSRVVSKTEKPGLVFERYFTHEGIDPLDEVQWELRDAVISGADGKVFFEQRGVEFPTAWSQTATNVVVQKYFRGTIGTPERERSVRQMISRVADTIYAWGKKDGYFATASDAKAFRDELTHLLVYQKMAFNSPVWFNVGVEAAPQCSACFINSVEDSMSSILGLAKTEGMLFKFSSGAGSNLSALRSSKELLNGGGGASGPVSFMRGFDSFAGAIKSGGKTRRAAKMVILNVTHPDIVEFIDCKAIEEKKAWALIDAGYDGGFNVVGGAYDSVGYQNANHSVRVTDDFMNAVLKDGEWHTTGVVKPERMGTYKARDIMRKMADAAHVCGDPGIQYDTTINDWHPCINTARINASNPCSEYMFLDDSACNLASLNLRKFQRENNEFDVESFRRAVRTTLTAMEIIVDNSSYPTEKIARNSYDYRPLGLGYANLGALLMSRGLPYDSAEGRAYAAAITAIMCGESYGQSAKISEEATGPFKGYAVNEQPFLRVMRKHRNAVENIESKFVPEEMMTAARSSWDNAIATGEKAGFRNGQTTVLAPTGTIAFLMDCDTTGVEPDIALVKYKRLVGGGVLKIVNGTVPEALSRMGYSAKEVEGIIDYISKQDTIEGAPGLKPEHVAVFDCAFRSANGTRSIHYMGHLRMMAAAQPFLSGAISKTVNLPTDCTVQDIEDAYIEAWKMGLKAIAVYRDGCKRTQPLSTSMKQATSDGSQQVAIVSDEMALSMLSPEERRLVEDLRARKLRPAGPPMANRYKLPSERASFTHKFSIGGHEGYITVGLYDDGSPGEIFVRMAKEGSVIAGLMDSFATSVSLSLQHGVPIHVLCEKFKGTRFEPSGFTGNQEIPIATSIMDYLFRWLSLRFPVDGQPTLRHPAAREAQLDLPKISVAATSSQTVIGDKPVAGVQVEVRAQAWVQETDAPPCHECGTLMVRNGACHKCPNCGSTSGCS; encoded by the coding sequence ATGCCGGGCACCAACAAATCGACCAAGGTCAAGGCCAGCGGCAATGGCGCCGGCAAAGAGCCCGTGCTCGATCACAAGGACAGCCGCGTCGTGAGCAAAACCGAAAAGCCTGGCCTGGTATTTGAGCGCTACTTCACCCACGAAGGCATCGACCCCCTCGATGAAGTGCAATGGGAACTCCGCGACGCCGTCATTTCCGGCGCCGACGGCAAGGTGTTTTTTGAGCAACGCGGCGTCGAATTTCCCACCGCGTGGTCGCAAACCGCCACTAACGTCGTCGTGCAAAAATATTTCCGCGGCACCATTGGCACCCCAGAGCGCGAGCGCTCGGTTCGCCAAATGATCAGCCGCGTCGCCGACACCATTTATGCGTGGGGCAAAAAAGACGGCTACTTCGCCACCGCGAGCGATGCCAAGGCGTTTCGCGACGAGCTCACCCACTTGCTCGTCTACCAAAAGATGGCGTTTAACTCGCCGGTTTGGTTCAACGTGGGCGTTGAAGCGGCGCCGCAATGCTCGGCCTGCTTCATCAATTCGGTGGAAGACTCGATGTCGTCGATTCTCGGTCTCGCCAAAACCGAAGGCATGCTGTTTAAGTTTAGTTCGGGCGCGGGCAGCAACCTCTCGGCGCTGCGTTCCTCCAAAGAGCTGCTAAACGGCGGCGGCGGCGCCTCGGGCCCGGTGTCGTTTATGCGCGGCTTTGACTCGTTTGCCGGCGCCATCAAGTCGGGCGGCAAGACGCGCCGCGCGGCCAAGATGGTTATCTTGAACGTCACGCACCCCGACATCGTCGAATTCATCGATTGCAAGGCGATCGAAGAAAAGAAGGCATGGGCGCTCATCGACGCCGGCTACGACGGCGGCTTCAATGTCGTCGGCGGCGCCTACGACTCGGTCGGCTACCAAAACGCCAACCACTCGGTCCGCGTTACGGACGACTTCATGAACGCCGTGCTCAAAGACGGCGAATGGCACACCACCGGCGTGGTCAAGCCTGAGCGCATGGGCACCTACAAGGCGCGCGACATCATGCGCAAGATGGCCGATGCGGCGCACGTCTGCGGCGACCCAGGCATCCAATACGACACCACGATCAACGACTGGCACCCGTGCATCAACACCGCGCGCATCAACGCCAGCAACCCTTGCTCGGAATACATGTTCCTCGACGACTCGGCGTGCAACCTGGCGTCGCTCAACCTCCGCAAGTTCCAGCGCGAAAACAACGAATTCGACGTCGAGTCGTTCCGCCGCGCGGTGCGCACCACGCTGACCGCGATGGAAATCATCGTCGACAACAGCAGCTACCCAACGGAAAAAATCGCGCGCAACAGCTACGATTATCGTCCGCTGGGCCTGGGCTACGCCAACCTCGGCGCCTTGCTCATGTCGCGTGGCTTGCCGTACGACTCCGCCGAAGGCCGCGCCTATGCCGCCGCCATCACCGCCATTATGTGTGGCGAATCGTATGGCCAAAGCGCCAAGATCTCGGAAGAGGCGACCGGGCCATTTAAGGGCTATGCCGTCAACGAGCAACCGTTCTTGCGCGTCATGCGCAAGCATCGCAATGCGGTGGAAAACATCGAGTCCAAGTTCGTGCCGGAAGAAATGATGACCGCCGCGCGCAGCTCGTGGGACAACGCGATTGCCACCGGCGAAAAAGCCGGCTTCCGCAACGGCCAAACCACCGTGCTCGCGCCAACCGGCACCATCGCCTTCCTCATGGATTGCGACACCACCGGCGTTGAGCCAGACATCGCGCTGGTTAAATACAAGCGCCTCGTCGGCGGCGGCGTGCTCAAGATTGTCAACGGCACGGTGCCCGAAGCGCTGTCGCGCATGGGCTATAGCGCCAAAGAAGTCGAAGGCATCATCGACTACATCAGCAAGCAAGACACCATCGAAGGCGCGCCAGGCCTTAAGCCTGAGCACGTCGCGGTGTTCGATTGCGCCTTCCGTTCGGCCAATGGCACGCGTTCCATTCACTATATGGGCCACTTGCGCATGATGGCGGCGGCGCAGCCGTTCCTCTCGGGCGCCATCTCCAAGACGGTCAACTTACCAACGGATTGCACCGTGCAAGACATCGAAGACGCTTACATCGAAGCGTGGAAGATGGGCCTCAAGGCCATCGCGGTCTATCGCGACGGCTGCAAGCGCACGCAACCGCTGTCAACTTCTATGAAGCAGGCCACGTCAGATGGCAGCCAGCAAGTGGCCATCGTCTCCGACGAAATGGCGCTGAGCATGCTGTCGCCTGAAGAGCGCCGCCTGGTCGAAGACCTCCGCGCACGCAAATTGCGCCCAGCTGGCCCGCCAATGGCCAACCGCTACAAGCTGCCTTCGGAGCGCGCGTCGTTCACGCACAAGTTCTCCATCGGCGGCCACGAGGGCTACATCACGGTGGGCTTGTACGACGACGGCAGCCCGGGCGAAATTTTTGTCCGCATGGCCAAAGAAGGCTCGGTCATCGCTGGCCTCATGGACAGCTTTGCCACCTCGGTGTCGCTGTCGCTGCAACACGGCGTACCCATCCACGTGCTGTGCGAGAAGTTCAAGGGCACGCGCTTTGAGCCGTCGGGCTTCACCGGCAACCAGGAAATCCCGATCGCCACGTCGATCATGGACTACCTGTTCCGCTGGCTCTCGCTGCGCTTCCCCGTGGACGGCCAGCCAACGCTGCGCCACCCCGCCGCGCGCGAGGCGCAACTAGATCTTCCTAAGATCTCCGTTGCGGCGACGTCGTCACAAACTGTCATCGGCGACAAGCCTGTCGCTGGCGTGCAAGTCGAAGTCCGCGCCCAAGCCTGGGTGCAAGAAACCGACGCACCGCCCTGCCACGAATGCGGCACGCTGATGGTGCGCAATGGCGCTTGTCATAAGTGCCCGAACTGCGGCTCGACGTCGGGTTGCTCGTAA
- a CDS encoding Crp/Fnr family transcriptional regulator — MPTASQYYPFLCSCSWFRQLDAEIQRALLGAAELRDYPRHERVLRSGEACDGLSVIVEGSVRVTQKVNGKDALLGIFAAPFWMGDIAIIDGDGWQHDVFADQPLRLLHVPMADIKALLARRPDFYRHLGLLISAKLRLAIQALHDTSVEPMPVRVARRLLIMASAYGAWTDRTALTLQVSQEQLAAMLGTSRQTISVILRDLEARGTIRIAYGRIELVELTALKQLAGQRDEDTSTLQASGEGAPRAQTAA, encoded by the coding sequence ATGCCAACCGCCTCACAATACTACCCGTTTCTTTGCAGCTGCAGCTGGTTTCGCCAACTCGACGCCGAGATCCAGCGCGCCCTGCTCGGCGCCGCCGAGTTGCGCGACTATCCACGCCACGAGCGCGTGCTGCGCAGCGGCGAGGCGTGCGACGGCTTGTCCGTCATCGTCGAAGGCAGCGTCCGGGTCACACAAAAGGTCAACGGCAAAGACGCCCTGCTGGGCATTTTTGCTGCGCCGTTTTGGATGGGCGACATCGCGATCATCGATGGCGACGGCTGGCAACACGACGTGTTCGCGGATCAGCCGTTGCGCCTGCTGCATGTCCCCATGGCCGATATCAAGGCCTTGCTTGCGCGTCGGCCGGATTTTTATCGCCACCTCGGCTTGCTCATCAGCGCCAAGCTGCGGCTCGCGATTCAAGCCTTACACGACACCTCGGTTGAGCCAATGCCGGTGCGCGTTGCGCGCCGCCTGCTGATCATGGCTAGCGCGTATGGCGCGTGGACGGATCGCACCGCGCTCACGCTGCAAGTTAGTCAAGAGCAACTCGCGGCCATGCTGGGGACCTCGCGCCAGACCATCAGCGTCATCTTGCGCGACCTCGAAGCCCGCGGCACGATTCGCATTGCATATGGACGCATTGAGCTGGTCGAGCTGACGGCGCTCAAGCAGCTCGCCGGCCAGCGCGACGAAGATACGTCGACGCTTCAAGCGTCGGGCGAAGGCGCGCCGCGCGCGCAAACCGCGGCCTAG
- a CDS encoding cation-translocating P-type ATPase, with translation MPNRSPHVTRPSWPGLSSAEAATRLAADGANVLAREAARTPWRLIAEVAREPMFLLLLAAALIYLLLGDVTEGLTLLGAVVVVISITVIQQGRSDRALHALADLSSPRAQVLRNGEVIALPARELVVGDIIRLAEGDRVPADVLLREGSAMAVDESMLTGESVSVDKTADAHLAAAPAAIGSSAAAMYAGTMVVAGRGLAEIVATGARTELGRIGTSLADVARERTPLQRQISALVRTMAIAGVVASTLLVILLGATQGDWLQATLSGITLAMALLPEEFPVVLTVFLALGAWRIAKHRVLTRHVMAIETLGAMHVLCTDKTGTLTQNRMTIRKLWTDDAELTLAAEALPSSLPESVHELAEHGILACPRDPFDPMEKAFLALGAAALARTEHLHPSWRLMREYPLSPQLLAVTHAWRASDEPALLVATKGAPEAIFDLCHLPEAEAARWRARVEAMAKSGLRVLAVARSKGTLASEPAQPHDVDFALLGLVGLADPLREDVPAAVALCHRAKIRVVMITGDHPDTARAIAAAAGIVATPGKASADANANADDVLLGSDLDQLADDELAARLATVHIVARAVPAQKLRIVRVLQARGEVVGMTGDGVNDAPALKAADVGIAMGARGTEVAREAASLVLVQDDFAAIVQAVALGRRIYDNIQKAIGYIIAVHVPIAGMALVPALLGWPPLLMPLHVVIFELIIDPASSVGFEMEPADANVMDRPPRARQAKLFGWRRLGWSLAQGALVLLSAILIVAMFRGAGVAEGSLRAMAFACVAFGNVAILIANRRAPNAPSAPARPASSRNPAVAILIGATSAALAIMLLVPPVREVFAFGPLSLLQAATVALLGAGPIALLAIGRHALARGRAPTSAAGDSPARAKS, from the coding sequence ATGCCGAATCGCTCGCCTCATGTTACGCGCCCCAGCTGGCCTGGCCTGAGCAGTGCCGAGGCGGCGACGCGCCTGGCAGCCGACGGCGCCAACGTGTTGGCGCGCGAGGCGGCGCGCACGCCGTGGCGGCTCATCGCCGAGGTTGCGCGGGAGCCGATGTTTTTGTTGCTGCTCGCCGCGGCGTTGATCTATTTGCTGCTTGGCGATGTCACCGAAGGCCTGACGCTGCTGGGCGCCGTGGTGGTGGTGATTTCGATCACCGTCATTCAGCAGGGGCGCTCCGATCGCGCGCTGCACGCCCTTGCCGATCTGAGCAGCCCGCGGGCACAAGTCCTGCGCAATGGCGAGGTGATTGCGCTGCCGGCGCGCGAGCTGGTTGTTGGCGATATCATCCGCCTCGCCGAGGGCGATCGGGTGCCGGCCGATGTCTTGCTGCGCGAGGGCAGCGCGATGGCGGTCGACGAATCGATGCTTACCGGCGAATCGGTGTCGGTAGACAAGACGGCCGACGCGCACCTCGCCGCGGCCCCTGCCGCCATCGGGAGCAGCGCCGCCGCGATGTATGCGGGCACCATGGTGGTGGCCGGCCGAGGCCTCGCCGAAATCGTCGCCACCGGCGCCCGCACCGAGCTCGGACGCATCGGCACGTCGCTTGCGGACGTGGCGCGCGAACGCACCCCGTTGCAGCGCCAGATCAGCGCGCTGGTCCGCACCATGGCCATCGCGGGCGTGGTGGCCTCAACCTTGCTCGTCATCCTGCTCGGCGCGACGCAAGGCGATTGGCTGCAAGCCACGCTCTCGGGCATCACGCTCGCGATGGCGCTGCTGCCCGAAGAATTTCCCGTGGTGCTCACGGTGTTCTTGGCGCTAGGGGCGTGGCGCATCGCCAAGCATCGCGTCCTCACGCGCCACGTGATGGCCATCGAAACGCTGGGGGCCATGCACGTCTTGTGCACCGACAAGACCGGCACGCTGACGCAAAACCGCATGACCATTCGCAAGCTGTGGACGGACGACGCGGAGCTGACGCTCGCGGCAGAGGCGCTGCCGAGCAGCCTACCCGAGTCGGTGCACGAATTGGCCGAGCACGGCATCTTGGCCTGCCCGCGCGATCCGTTCGACCCCATGGAGAAGGCGTTCCTCGCGCTCGGCGCGGCGGCCTTGGCGCGCACCGAACACCTGCATCCAAGCTGGCGCTTGATGCGCGAATACCCGCTATCGCCGCAGCTGCTCGCGGTGACGCATGCGTGGCGCGCTAGCGATGAACCGGCGCTGCTCGTAGCCACCAAGGGCGCGCCGGAAGCAATTTTTGATCTTTGCCATTTGCCGGAGGCCGAGGCCGCGCGGTGGCGCGCGCGCGTCGAGGCCATGGCGAAAAGCGGCCTGCGAGTGCTCGCGGTGGCGCGCAGCAAGGGCACCCTGGCCAGCGAGCCGGCGCAGCCGCACGATGTCGATTTTGCCTTGCTCGGCCTGGTCGGGCTGGCCGATCCGTTGCGCGAGGACGTGCCCGCCGCGGTCGCCTTATGCCACCGCGCCAAGATTCGCGTCGTCATGATCACGGGCGATCATCCCGACACCGCGCGCGCGATCGCGGCGGCCGCGGGCATCGTCGCGACGCCGGGCAAGGCCTCCGCTGACGCCAACGCCAACGCCGACGACGTCTTGCTTGGCAGCGACCTCGACCAACTCGCAGACGACGAGCTCGCCGCGCGCCTGGCCACGGTGCACATCGTGGCGCGCGCCGTGCCGGCACAAAAGCTACGCATCGTGCGCGTGCTGCAGGCGCGAGGCGAGGTGGTTGGCATGACCGGCGATGGCGTCAACGACGCGCCCGCGCTCAAGGCCGCGGATGTTGGCATCGCCATGGGCGCGCGAGGCACCGAGGTGGCGCGCGAGGCGGCGTCGCTGGTGCTGGTGCAAGATGATTTTGCCGCCATCGTGCAGGCGGTCGCGCTCGGGCGGCGAATCTACGACAATATCCAAAAGGCGATCGGTTACATTATCGCGGTGCACGTGCCAATCGCGGGCATGGCGCTGGTGCCGGCGCTGCTAGGTTGGCCGCCATTGCTCATGCCGCTGCACGTGGTCATCTTCGAGCTGATCATCGATCCCGCCTCTTCGGTGGGGTTCGAGATGGAGCCGGCCGACGCCAATGTCATGGATCGCCCGCCGCGCGCGCGCCAGGCCAAGCTGTTTGGCTGGCGCCGCCTGGGATGGAGCCTTGCCCAGGGTGCGCTGGTCCTGCTGAGCGCGATCCTCATCGTCGCGATGTTTCGCGGCGCCGGCGTCGCGGAGGGCAGCTTGCGCGCCATGGCATTTGCGTGCGTCGCCTTTGGTAATGTGGCCATCTTGATCGCGAATCGCCGCGCACCCAACGCGCCCAGCGCGCCAGCGCGGCCCGCATCGTCGCGCAACCCGGCCGTGGCCATCCTGATCGGCGCGACCAGCGCGGCGCTGGCGATCATGCTGCTGGTGCCGCCTGTGCGCGAGGTGTTCGCGTTTGGCCCGCTGTCGCTGCTGCAGGCGGCCACCGTCGCGCTGCTAGGCGCCGGCCCAATTGCCTTGCTCGCCATCGGGCGGCACGCGCTTGCACGCGGGCGCGCGCCTACTTCAGCTGCAGGCGATAGCCCAGCCCGAGCCAAATCGTGA